AAAATGACATCCAACGCGGTAGCCGATAAATACCCCCAGAAAAGAGAGGATGAAGGTGGTTATCCCAATCATCAGCACGGCTGTCAGCAGGTGTATATCCAGCAAGGCAAAGCTGATACCTACAGCCAGAGCATCTATGCTGGTGGCAACGGCAAGAATTAAAAGGGTACGGGTTTCAAAATGATCGGTTTTTTCCCCCTCCGGAATCTCATGAAAAGCTTCCCGAATCATTTTTAAACCGATAAAAACCAGCAGTCCGAAAGCAATCCAGTGATCCACATGCTCAATATAGGATTTGAATCCAAACGCGGCAAAGTAACCGATAACCGGCATGCCGGCCTGAAAAAAACCGAAAAATGTCGCCATCTTCAGAGATTTTCCCAAGTGGTGTTTCTCAAGATTCAAACCTCCTGACACAGATACGGCCAGGGCGTCCATAGCGAGTCCGACAGCAATAACAAACAAAGAAAAAAGTGACATTCCGTCTCCTTGTTCCGGACGGAATCTAAAAGAAAATGATGAGAACTCAAAGTTTAGTGACTTCCTTGTATGTCTTCTATAAATTATCTTATATGACACACTTCAAGAATCACCTTTTTGTTTTTTTTCTGCTGATTTTTTGCCATTTTCCTCCGGCATGGAGTGAAACGAGGGTCAAAAT
The sequence above is drawn from the Candidatus Neomarinimicrobiota bacterium genome and encodes:
- a CDS encoding manganese efflux pump, with translation MSLFSLFVIAVGLAMDALAVSVSGGLNLEKHHLGKSLKMATFFGFFQAGMPVIGYFAAFGFKSYIEHVDHWIAFGLLVFIGLKMIREAFHEIPEGEKTDHFETRTLLILAVATSIDALAVGISFALLDIHLLTAVLMIGITTFILSFLGVFIGYRVGCHFSRWADVVGGVILIGIGLHILIEHMVKI